One region of Bdellovibrio bacteriovorus genomic DNA includes:
- a CDS encoding LTA synthase family protein, with translation MEKSRAQWLKQSWLYLKRILILNAVFLFIGFLWRVGFFFVYGNMNEVSQVKGDVVRAFILGARFDSTILFYVNAIPLLILFLASFLAFTKFLEKPLRHLFSHFTKFLIPYYTVMLFIVTFVSAVDFGFYSFYQDRINVLIFGFITDDTIALIKTIWRNYPMVWIALGFFFFTYSLWKGLKINFTQGREWIPLKVERVSYPVFVLFFFIVFLLNGVGARGSLGLFPLSEMDTGISKSIFVNHLSFNGTRAFTRAIELKAQQTSKWDSNLRHYGYGENYRQAFADFYSLTPEQVPEDPLELMKRRTPKSEWAEKTKPHVLLLTMESMGAYWFKYDQPDFDLLGQFKPHMQEDTYLTNFLSSTNATIGSLSCLMIGSAQRPISEFLSESDYLQVPFRTSPARVFKDSGYKARFLYGGNPGWREVNKFAVAQGFDTVEGEFEMSEILGGLKDRHDWGVYDEDVFEYVFKTLSEAKEPQFLLTMTTTNHPPYQLPRAYKVPELKAPAELTSRLIGDTSLAEKRFKTYRYSSDKLGEFLTRLKNSPLKDKVIVAITGDHTFWIVNFSEQELLQKGSVPFYLYVPAAIRKKLDPEAFGSQADIAPTLYNLALSDKEYYSLGRDLFEKEGDFAVNASNLIVNRTGGVLAAGHAAEDHAFDWQGHYEKLVPGEMTESKKALSLKYKSLMGILDFYFMKEKKDQKGPMQNADSRR, from the coding sequence ATGGAAAAATCTCGGGCGCAATGGCTAAAACAATCCTGGCTCTATCTTAAACGCATTCTGATTTTGAATGCCGTCTTTCTTTTTATTGGTTTTCTTTGGCGTGTAGGATTTTTCTTCGTTTATGGCAACATGAACGAGGTTTCGCAGGTAAAAGGCGATGTTGTACGTGCATTCATTTTAGGCGCTCGCTTTGACAGTACGATTTTATTCTACGTCAACGCGATTCCCCTCTTGATACTTTTTCTGGCAAGCTTTCTGGCGTTCACGAAGTTTCTTGAAAAACCACTGCGCCATCTTTTTTCACACTTTACGAAGTTTTTAATTCCGTACTACACCGTCATGCTCTTTATCGTGACCTTCGTTTCGGCGGTCGACTTTGGTTTTTACAGCTTCTATCAAGATCGCATCAATGTTTTGATCTTTGGTTTTATCACCGATGACACTATCGCCTTGATCAAAACGATTTGGCGCAATTATCCGATGGTGTGGATTGCTTTGGGCTTTTTCTTTTTCACTTACTCGTTGTGGAAGGGACTGAAGATCAACTTCACCCAAGGGCGTGAGTGGATTCCTTTAAAGGTCGAGCGCGTTTCTTATCCCGTTTTCGTTCTGTTCTTTTTTATCGTCTTCCTTTTAAACGGCGTGGGTGCCCGCGGTTCCTTAGGGTTATTCCCATTAAGTGAGATGGACACCGGAATTTCCAAATCTATTTTTGTAAACCACTTAAGTTTTAACGGCACTCGCGCTTTCACTCGCGCGATAGAACTTAAAGCCCAGCAAACCTCTAAGTGGGATAGCAATTTACGCCACTACGGGTACGGCGAAAACTATCGCCAGGCTTTCGCGGATTTTTACTCCTTAACGCCGGAACAAGTCCCTGAAGATCCTTTGGAGTTGATGAAGCGTCGAACACCTAAAAGTGAATGGGCGGAAAAAACAAAGCCGCATGTCTTGCTTTTGACGATGGAATCCATGGGGGCATATTGGTTTAAATACGACCAGCCTGATTTTGATCTTTTAGGTCAATTCAAACCGCACATGCAAGAAGACACTTATCTAACGAACTTTCTTTCAAGCACCAATGCAACCATTGGAAGCTTGAGTTGTTTGATGATTGGTTCTGCACAACGCCCGATCAGCGAATTTTTATCTGAAAGCGATTACTTGCAAGTTCCCTTCCGCACTAGCCCCGCCCGCGTCTTTAAGGACTCAGGCTACAAGGCGCGCTTCTTGTATGGCGGAAATCCCGGCTGGCGAGAGGTCAATAAGTTTGCGGTCGCTCAAGGCTTTGACACCGTCGAAGGTGAATTTGAAATGAGCGAAATTTTGGGAGGACTTAAAGACCGTCACGACTGGGGCGTTTACGATGAAGACGTTTTTGAATACGTTTTTAAAACTTTAAGTGAAGCCAAAGAACCGCAGTTTTTATTGACGATGACTACGACGAATCATCCGCCCTATCAACTGCCTCGCGCTTATAAAGTTCCTGAATTAAAAGCACCGGCAGAGCTGACATCTCGTTTGATCGGCGACACGTCTTTGGCAGAGAAACGTTTTAAAACATATCGCTATTCTTCAGATAAATTGGGCGAGTTTTTAACTCGACTTAAAAACTCGCCTTTAAAAGATAAAGTGATCGTGGCGATTACGGGCGACCATACGTTCTGGATAGTGAATTTTTCTGAGCAGGAACTTCTGCAGAAAGGCTCAGTGCCGTTTTATCTTTACGTACCGGCAGCCATCCGTAAAAAATTAGACCCTGAAGCTTTTGGATCCCAAGCCGACATTGCCCCGACACTTTATAACTTAGCTCTTTCTGACAAAGAATATTACTCTTTGGGGCGTGACCTTTTTGAAAAAGAAGGCGACTTTGCCGTGAATGCTTCAAACCTTATCGTCAATCGCACCGGCGGAGTTTTGGCGGCGGGCCACGCGGCCGAGGATCATGCTTTTGATTGGCAAGGTCACTACGAAAAATTAGTTCCCGGAGAAATGACCGAATCTAAAAAAGCCCTTTCTTTAAAATACAAATCCTTGATGGGCATTTTGGATTTCTATTTTATGAAAGAGAAAAAAGATCAGAAAGGACCGATGCAAAATGCGGATTCTCGTCGTTGA
- a CDS encoding twin-arginine translocase TatA/TatE family subunit — protein MNLGWTEILLIGGIALLLFGPSKLPGLGRSLGESIRGFKKALNEDPNEREANPQISQNKEKPLNQTQEQKDTHKQS, from the coding sequence ATGAATTTAGGTTGGACTGAGATTTTATTGATCGGTGGTATCGCACTTCTTTTGTTCGGGCCCAGCAAACTTCCCGGTTTGGGACGTTCTTTGGGTGAATCTATCCGCGGCTTCAAAAAAGCTTTAAACGAAGACCCTAATGAGCGCGAAGCCAACCCGCAAATTTCTCAAAACAAAGAAAAGCCTCTGAATCAAACTCAAGAGCAAAAAGACACTCATAAGCAATCATGA
- a CDS encoding response regulator transcription factor: MRILVVEDQVKMANFLKKGLAEVGYAVDLAESGSAAESYMAQGDYDLVILDVMLPDQSGIDTARHIRRDGYEGPILMLTALSTTKDKVNGLDAGADDYLTKPYSFDELHARVRALLRRKGSATNGSHSNTLKYADLELDLIQRKARRSGQEISLTTKEFALLEYFMRNPERPLGRVSIAEHVWDIHFDSESNVIDVYINLLRKKIDAPFAKRLIHTVVGTGYVLKENL; encoded by the coding sequence ATGCGGATTCTCGTCGTTGAAGATCAAGTCAAAATGGCGAACTTTCTAAAAAAAGGGCTCGCTGAAGTGGGTTATGCGGTCGATCTTGCGGAAAGCGGTTCCGCAGCTGAGTCTTACATGGCTCAAGGTGATTATGACTTGGTGATCTTAGATGTGATGCTTCCTGATCAAAGCGGTATCGATACCGCTCGCCATATTCGTCGCGATGGTTACGAAGGACCAATTCTGATGCTCACTGCTCTTTCAACGACGAAAGACAAAGTAAATGGTTTGGATGCCGGCGCTGACGATTATTTGACGAAGCCGTACTCTTTTGACGAACTTCACGCCCGTGTGCGTGCGCTTCTTCGTCGTAAGGGAAGTGCGACGAATGGAAGTCATTCCAACACTTTGAAATATGCGGACTTAGAGTTGGACTTGATTCAAAGAAAAGCCCGTCGCTCGGGCCAGGAGATTTCTTTAACCACGAAAGAGTTCGCTCTTTTAGAATACTTTATGCGCAACCCGGAACGTCCTTTAGGACGTGTTTCAATTGCGGAGCACGTGTGGGACATCCACTTTGATTCAGAGAGCAACGTGATTGACGTTTACATCAATCTATTGCGTAAAAAAATCGACGCTCCCTTTGCGAAGCGCTTGATTCACACAGTGGTCGGCACGGGTTATGTTCTTAAAGAAAATCTATAA
- a CDS encoding sensor histidine kinase, translating into MFLKKIYKFLSSFSIRLRLSLIFVLIFGATTIFFNMFLFKMMIDTLQQDFDDALFNYSVDVSEGIEIGVKGDLSFPPLRLDHGKILPFPLGTALIQVRHSSGAVLARVGNFGEFNPPYKKDFQRIWAGDEATYRTIEHIRNIPSAEADSYRLISFPLDNAAKPQLLLQIAVPMTLMETQISQRLTLLQVGIPFVLLIATLGGMFLSARALNPVNNMINTAKEIKASELSQRVPIPNANDEIRKLALTLNEMLDRIQQAFLSQERFVADASHQLLTPLTIMRGELELLQKSEKRDVDQFIKSALQEVDNLSGIVQEMLLLARVDAGTGALNFQDLAFDEVIFEVLPRCEKLANSKNIKLKLNINNETTDDRKMVRGDNDLLQNLVINIIENAIKYSPNNEVVTMNLNWKQDITQFVVEDNGPGIPEEQLPFIFERFSRGANMETRVKGFGLGLAIAQKIAILHNAKLSAQNHSEHGARFTFEIKNI; encoded by the coding sequence ATGTTCTTAAAGAAAATCTATAAATTTCTTTCTAGCTTCAGTATCCGTCTTCGCCTGTCGTTGATCTTCGTTCTGATTTTTGGAGCGACCACGATCTTTTTTAACATGTTCCTTTTCAAAATGATGATCGACACCCTTCAACAGGATTTCGACGATGCCCTCTTCAACTATTCGGTCGACGTTTCTGAGGGAATTGAAATCGGCGTAAAAGGAGATCTCAGCTTTCCGCCCCTGCGTTTAGACCATGGTAAAATTCTTCCCTTCCCGCTAGGAACCGCGTTGATTCAAGTGCGCCACAGTTCTGGCGCCGTCTTGGCGCGCGTAGGGAACTTTGGTGAATTCAATCCGCCTTATAAAAAAGATTTTCAACGCATCTGGGCCGGTGATGAAGCCACCTACCGCACTATTGAACACATTCGAAATATCCCCTCTGCCGAAGCGGACTCTTACCGACTGATTTCTTTTCCTTTAGATAATGCGGCCAAACCTCAGTTACTTTTACAGATCGCCGTGCCCATGACTTTGATGGAAACACAGATTTCGCAGCGTCTGACTTTGTTGCAGGTCGGGATTCCGTTTGTCCTTTTGATTGCAACCCTGGGCGGAATGTTTCTATCGGCCAGAGCCTTGAACCCTGTGAACAACATGATCAATACGGCCAAAGAAATTAAAGCCAGCGAGCTTTCTCAGCGCGTGCCGATTCCTAATGCCAATGACGAAATTCGTAAACTGGCTTTGACGTTAAATGAAATGCTGGATCGTATTCAGCAGGCTTTTTTAAGTCAGGAGCGCTTCGTCGCCGATGCTTCTCACCAGCTTTTAACTCCGCTGACAATCATGCGCGGAGAGCTAGAGCTTTTGCAGAAATCAGAAAAGCGCGATGTCGATCAATTTATTAAAAGTGCTTTGCAAGAGGTCGACAATCTTTCAGGTATCGTGCAAGAAATGCTGCTACTTGCGCGTGTCGATGCCGGCACCGGCGCACTCAACTTTCAAGACTTGGCCTTTGATGAAGTCATCTTTGAAGTGCTGCCTCGTTGTGAGAAGCTGGCTAACTCAAAAAATATCAAGCTCAAACTCAATATCAACAATGAGACAACGGACGATCGCAAAATGGTTCGCGGAGATAATGATCTTCTGCAAAATCTTGTGATCAATATCATCGAAAACGCCATCAAGTATTCGCCGAACAACGAAGTCGTGACGATGAATCTCAATTGGAAACAAGACATCACTCAGTTCGTCGTCGAAGACAACGGCCCAGGTATTCCCGAAGAACAATTGCCGTTTATCTTTGAACGCTTCTCGCGCGGAGCGAACATGGAGACCCGTGTTAAAGGCTTTGGTCTGGGTTTAGCCATCGCGCAAAAAATAGCGATTCTTCATAACGCAAAGTTAAGTGCGCAAAATCATTCAGAACACGGTGCGCGCTTCACTTTTGAAATTAAAAACATTTAA
- a CDS encoding NADPH-dependent FMN reductase — MATKVLTLVGGISKDSLNKKLFKAVKDMAPEDIQIDTFDIATLPFFSQDLENDPPEVAKQFKNKIKEADAALFITPEYNRSFPGVLKNAIDWGSRPYGQNLWDKKPAAVMGASIGNIGTFGAQHHLRQVLAYLNMPTMGQPEFYFNASKAFDEKGTLTDPKSKELIQGFWKSFAKECEELKK; from the coding sequence ATGGCAACAAAAGTACTTACATTGGTCGGCGGAATCAGCAAAGATTCATTGAATAAGAAACTCTTTAAAGCCGTCAAGGACATGGCTCCCGAAGATATTCAGATAGACACTTTTGATATCGCCACGCTGCCGTTTTTTAGTCAGGATCTAGAAAATGATCCACCTGAAGTCGCAAAACAGTTTAAAAATAAAATCAAAGAGGCCGACGCTGCACTCTTTATCACGCCTGAGTACAATCGCAGTTTTCCGGGAGTTTTAAAAAACGCCATCGATTGGGGTTCCCGCCCTTATGGACAAAACCTGTGGGATAAAAAGCCCGCGGCGGTGATGGGGGCCTCCATTGGAAATATTGGAACATTCGGCGCTCAACATCATTTGCGTCAGGTGCTGGCGTATTTAAATATGCCGACAATGGGTCAGCCTGAATTTTATTTTAATGCTTCTAAGGCCTTTGACGAAAAGGGCACGCTGACGGATCCGAAGAGCAAAGAGCTGATTCAAGGATTCTGGAAAAGTTTTGCGAAAGAGTGTGAAGAGCTTAAGAAATAA
- the selD gene encoding selenide, water dikinase SelD: MSSEKIALTQTVQKGGCAAKVAASELRRILSNVKFPAAHPALMVDGGLFDDAAIYKVTDEIALVQTLDFFTPIVDTPKLFGEIAAANALSDVYAMGGLPKTAMGILAFPLATLPESVIVDVMQGASDKIAEASANFVGGHSIDDDTLKFGLSVTGFVHPNEVWTNAKVQVGDHLILTKPLGTGTLTASLKRRESSEEDIMEALHSMATINNAVDYLTPLTKPYVHAATDITGFGLSGHSMQMANASQVSLRISLDKVPKFTKALSFLEKGFLTKAHRSNAQYTEASIDTTKLDDLHRLLIHDPQTSGGLLLSVSRETSRDTVQALRAKFKSAEIIGEVLPRQDKAVIFE; the protein is encoded by the coding sequence ATGAGTTCTGAAAAAATCGCACTGACGCAAACTGTGCAAAAGGGAGGTTGTGCCGCGAAAGTGGCCGCCTCTGAGCTTCGTCGTATTTTAAGTAACGTGAAGTTTCCTGCCGCGCATCCGGCTTTGATGGTCGATGGCGGACTTTTTGACGATGCGGCGATTTACAAAGTCACGGACGAGATAGCCCTGGTTCAGACTTTGGATTTTTTCACTCCCATCGTAGACACTCCCAAACTGTTCGGTGAAATCGCGGCGGCCAACGCTCTTAGCGATGTCTACGCCATGGGCGGGCTTCCTAAAACAGCCATGGGTATCCTGGCTTTTCCTTTAGCCACTCTTCCTGAGTCTGTGATTGTCGATGTTATGCAAGGGGCGAGCGACAAAATCGCGGAGGCCAGCGCCAACTTTGTCGGCGGTCATTCCATTGATGATGACACTTTAAAATTCGGTCTTTCGGTCACGGGATTTGTTCATCCGAATGAAGTGTGGACAAACGCCAAAGTGCAAGTCGGTGATCATTTGATCCTGACAAAACCTCTTGGTACCGGGACATTGACGGCGTCTTTAAAACGTCGTGAATCTTCCGAAGAAGACATCATGGAAGCTTTGCATAGCATGGCGACCATTAACAATGCTGTCGACTATTTGACTCCGCTGACAAAACCTTACGTGCATGCGGCGACAGACATCACGGGCTTTGGACTTTCGGGTCACTCCATGCAAATGGCTAATGCGAGCCAAGTGAGTTTAAGAATTTCTTTGGATAAGGTTCCGAAATTTACCAAGGCTTTATCCTTCTTAGAAAAAGGTTTTTTAACCAAAGCCCATCGTTCTAATGCCCAATACACCGAAGCTTCGATTGATACGACAAAACTCGATGATCTCCACAGGCTTTTAATCCACGATCCCCAAACCAGTGGTGGCCTTCTTTTAAGTGTATCTCGCGAAACCAGTCGCGACACTGTCCAGGCCTTGCGAGCTAAGTTCAAATCTGCTGAAATCATTGGAGAGGTTTTGCCTCGCCAAGATAAAGCGGTGATTTTTGAGTAA
- the mnmH gene encoding tRNA 2-selenouridine(34) synthase MnmH, whose translation MSNERIPIEQYKNLFLSGAPLIDVRAPVEFAQGHLPHAVNIPILNDEERALIGTTYKREGQEAAVALGYQIVSGDVKADRVQRWKDFVQTHPGSVVYCFRGGKRSQITQAWLAEAGISVPIIAGGYKKARQFFSDELDKFCNQRELLVVSGPTGSGKTDLLKEVSGFYPTMDLELLARHRGSAFGSLPIHQPTQIDFEIALALDCLKIEDKTPLSIRPLVEDESRLIGRICQPKPFFERLRSSEVLWLDEAFETRVENIFTDYVLNTDIGEGSSPQFRCAEEEEILRGQALKLFAKYREAVLSIRRKLGGLRSQEILADLQTAESQFLAHGDIQSNKIWIEKLLSYYYDPLYLSSLERRQVRVLFKGPRHEVVAFLKSLPQ comes from the coding sequence TTGAGTAACGAACGAATTCCTATCGAGCAGTATAAAAACTTATTTTTATCGGGAGCGCCCTTGATTGATGTGCGAGCCCCGGTGGAGTTTGCTCAAGGTCATCTGCCCCATGCCGTCAATATTCCTATCTTAAATGATGAAGAGCGCGCCCTTATTGGCACGACTTACAAGCGTGAAGGGCAAGAGGCCGCCGTCGCACTCGGATACCAAATCGTTTCTGGAGACGTGAAGGCGGACCGTGTTCAACGCTGGAAAGACTTCGTACAAACTCATCCGGGAAGCGTTGTCTATTGTTTTCGCGGTGGGAAGCGTTCACAAATCACTCAAGCCTGGCTTGCCGAAGCGGGTATTTCAGTTCCGATCATTGCCGGCGGTTATAAGAAAGCACGGCAGTTTTTTTCTGACGAGTTGGATAAGTTCTGCAATCAGCGCGAACTCTTAGTTGTCTCGGGACCCACGGGAAGTGGCAAGACGGATCTCTTAAAAGAGGTGAGTGGGTTTTATCCCACGATGGATCTAGAACTTTTGGCGCGACATCGTGGTTCGGCTTTTGGATCTTTGCCTATTCATCAGCCCACGCAGATCGATTTTGAAATCGCTTTGGCCTTAGATTGTTTAAAGATTGAGGACAAAACCCCTTTAAGCATTCGCCCTTTGGTGGAAGATGAAAGTCGGCTTATCGGTCGCATTTGTCAGCCGAAGCCTTTCTTTGAACGCCTGCGAAGTTCCGAAGTTCTATGGTTGGACGAAGCTTTTGAAACCCGGGTAGAGAACATTTTTACTGATTATGTGCTCAACACTGATATTGGCGAAGGCTCGTCACCCCAGTTTCGCTGCGCTGAAGAAGAAGAGATCCTTCGAGGACAAGCGCTTAAACTTTTTGCAAAATACCGCGAGGCCGTGCTGTCAATTCGCAGAAAGCTGGGCGGTTTAAGAAGTCAGGAGATCTTGGCCGATCTGCAAACGGCCGAGTCTCAGTTTCTGGCTCACGGTGATATCCAGTCGAACAAAATATGGATCGAAAAGCTTTTGAGCTATTACTATGATCCCCTCTATCTGTCTTCCTTGGAGCGGCGACAAGTCCGCGTGCTCTTCAAAGGGCCTCGTCACGAGGTCGTTGCCTTCCTAAAAAGCCTTCCGCAGTAG